The Plasmodium knowlesi strain H genome assembly, chromosome: 4 genome window below encodes:
- a CDS encoding ribosome-recycling factor, putative, protein MALSKRNRLSKTVLWYLLLITPLCNITTKAICHGFVLKRAPTLEAFLSRRNSAKKGFSKDHPRMNNFTKRSNTERNNHNQMYAHGKKKGKNKEALLQMGGIMSRHKLSTGDDDDDDEDDDDEADEGMEGKGNSNPRPGQQRNTQKNQRENMGKETWGGKNKVTDLYLRNNIKIKSSLKEEEQQKRQGDGVHADRDTEEELLSNEEDLTEDASSMENTSLDDEDEQDDEEPVTEEDLDTLNKTCAEKMESVYNYIKKESYRFNLSSISNTMFENEKIKINDQILIIKHISHIKKKENLFMITPFDPYYVNFIYNHFVKEYKELKFYVKDRSVYAVVPPLSENLKNEIRIKIKEKIEDSKATLRNVRKQMLTKLDKMRGRIGKDIYFMQRNHIQSLHDQTRKRIEAILNELR, encoded by the coding sequence ATGGCACTCTCCAAAAGGAACCGCCTCTCAAAGACGGTGCTGTGGTACCTCCTCTTGATAACTCCCCTTTGCAACATCACCACCAAGGCGATATGTCACGGGTTCGTTTTAAAACGCGCACCTACATTAGAAGCATTTCTATCTCGTAGGAACAGCGCAAAGAAGGGGTTCTCTAAGGACCATCCGCGAATGAACAACTTCACCAAGAGGAGCAATACGGAGAGGAACAATCACAACCAGATGTATGCacatgggaagaagaagggaaagaacaaagagGCGTTACTCCAGATGGGGGGAATTATGAGCAGACATAAGTTGTCCACGggggatgatgatgacgacgatgaggatgatgatgatgaggcaGACGAGgggatggaaggaaaaggcaaCTCTAACCCTCGCCCAGGACAACAAAGAAATACTCAGAAAAACCAAAGAGAAAACATGGGAAAGGAAacatgggggggaaaaaacaaagtaaCAGACCTGTACCTGCGTAATAATATCAAAATAAAGTCTAGcttgaaggaggaggagcaaCAAAAGCGGCAAGGTGACGGTGTTCATGCAGACAGAGACACGGAAGAGGAACTCCTGTCCAATGAGGAAGACCTCACGGAAGATGCCTCTTCAATGGAAAACACCTCCCTCGATGATGAGGACGAACAAGACGACGAAGAGCCTGTCACAGAAGAAGACCTAGATACCCTAAACAAAACATGcgcagaaaaaatggaaagcgtTTACAACTATATCAAGAAGGAATCCTACAGATTTAATCTAAGTAGCATATCCAACACCATGTttgaaaacgaaaaaattaaaataaatgatcAAATTCTTATAATTAAGCACATAAGTCAtattaagaagaaggaaaatctATTTATGATAACTCCCTTTGACCCTTACTATGTTAACTTCATATACAACCACTTCGTCAAGGAGTACAAAGAACTTAAGTTCTACGTGAAAGACAGATCGGTCTATGCAGTTGTCCCTCCTCTATCGGAAAACTTAAAAAACGAAATacgaataaaaataaaggaaaaaattgaggaCTCCAAGGCGACCTTGCGAAATGTAAGGAAACAAATGTTAACAAAACTGGACAAGATGCGAGGGCGAATTGGGAAGGATA